In Cedecea neteri, a single genomic region encodes these proteins:
- a CDS encoding YfcL family protein has product MIAEFESRILALIDEMVEHASDDDLFASGYLRGHLTLAVAELENGDDHTPDALHVVVSDSLQKAIQAGELSPRDQALVLGMWETLFEKAKF; this is encoded by the coding sequence ATGATCGCGGAATTTGAGTCACGTATTTTGGCGTTGATTGATGAGATGGTGGAGCACGCCAGTGACGACGACCTGTTTGCCAGCGGTTATCTGCGTGGGCACCTGACTCTGGCGGTAGCCGAACTGGAAAACGGCGACGACCACACGCCAGACGCGCTGCATGTGGTGGTGAGCGATAGCCTGCAAAAGGCGATTCAGGCCGGTGAGCTGTCGCCGCGCGATCAGGCGCTGGTGCTGGGCATGTGGGAAACGCTTTTCGAGAAGGCGAAGTTTTAA
- a CDS encoding elongation factor P hydroxylase: MSKQHHYQELIDVFDSCFLAEFNTRLIKGDDEPIYLPADDELPYNRIVFAHGYYASGMHEISHWCVAGAERRKLVDFGYWYCPDGRDAETQGKFEDVEVKPQALEWMLSTAAGFPFNVSCDNLSGDFEPDRIAFQRRVHAQVMTYLKEGIPERPARLIDALRAYYGTPALEAGQFAWPEDLN, encoded by the coding sequence ATGAGCAAACAACACCATTACCAGGAACTGATTGACGTGTTCGATAGCTGCTTCCTGGCAGAGTTTAATACCCGCCTGATCAAGGGCGATGACGAGCCGATCTATCTGCCTGCGGATGACGAACTGCCGTATAACCGCATCGTCTTCGCGCACGGCTATTACGCCAGCGGAATGCATGAGATCTCCCACTGGTGCGTGGCGGGCGCAGAGCGTCGCAAGCTGGTGGACTTCGGCTACTGGTATTGCCCGGACGGGCGAGACGCCGAAACCCAGGGCAAATTTGAAGATGTGGAAGTGAAGCCGCAGGCGCTGGAGTGGATGCTCAGCACCGCCGCTGGCTTCCCGTTTAACGTCAGCTGCGACAACCTGAGCGGCGATTTTGAGCCTGACCGCATTGCGTTTCAGCGTCGGGTTCATGCCCAGGTTATGACTTATCTGAAAGAAGGGATCCCAGAGCGCCCGGCCCGTTTGATTGACGCGCTAAGGGCGTATTATGGCACTCCTGCGCTCGAAGCCGGGCAGTTTGCCTGGCCAGAAGACCTAAACTAA
- a CDS encoding sulfite exporter TauE/SafE family protein — protein MEWFMVSPLLLVALFFVAMLAGFIDALAGGGGLLTVPALLAAGMSPAQALATNKLQACGGSVSASLYFIRRKVVSLADQKLNILMTFIGSTCGALLVQHVKSDILRQILPLLIIGIGLYFLLMPKLGEEDRQRRLHGLPFALIAGGCVGFYDGFFGPGAGSFYALAFVTLCGFNLAKSTAHAKVLNATSNLGGLLLFIIGGKVIWGTGFVMMAGQFLGARAGSRLVLSKGQQLIRPMIVVVSAVMSAKLLYDSHGPEILHWLGIA, from the coding sequence ATGGAATGGTTTATGGTTTCCCCGCTGCTGCTGGTGGCGCTGTTTTTTGTCGCCATGCTGGCCGGGTTTATTGATGCCCTGGCGGGCGGCGGTGGGTTACTGACGGTCCCTGCTTTGCTGGCGGCGGGCATGTCTCCGGCTCAGGCACTGGCAACCAACAAGCTCCAGGCCTGCGGTGGGTCGGTGTCAGCCTCTCTCTATTTTATTCGCCGCAAGGTGGTCAGCCTTGCCGATCAGAAACTCAATATTCTGATGACGTTTATCGGCTCTACCTGCGGCGCGCTGCTGGTACAGCATGTGAAGTCTGATATTTTGCGCCAGATCCTGCCGCTGCTGATTATCGGCATCGGGCTCTATTTCCTGCTGATGCCAAAGCTCGGGGAAGAAGACCGCCAGCGCCGTCTGCACGGTTTGCCGTTTGCGTTAATTGCCGGGGGCTGCGTCGGTTTTTATGATGGCTTCTTTGGCCCCGGTGCCGGGTCGTTTTACGCGCTGGCTTTTGTGACGCTTTGCGGCTTCAACCTCGCCAAATCTACCGCCCACGCGAAAGTCCTGAATGCTACGTCGAACCTTGGCGGGCTGCTGCTGTTTATCATCGGCGGCAAGGTGATTTGGGGTACCGGTTTCGTGATGATGGCCGGGCAATTTTTAGGGGCGAGGGCGGGTTCGCGGCTCGTATTGAGTAAAGGGCAGCAGCTGATTCGCCCAATGATCGTCGTGGTTTCGGCGGTAATGAGCGCCAAGCTGCTGTATGACAGCCACGGACCGGAAATTCTCCATTGGTTAGGGATAGCCTGA
- the mepA gene encoding penicillin-insensitive murein endopeptidase encodes MNKLLIGMLALAASAQALAATPWQKIDHPIAGSAQSIGAFSNGCIVGAHALPLEDARYQVMRPDQRRYFGHPDLVMFIQRLSNQVNQLGLGTVLIGDMGMAAGGRFSSGHASHQTGLDVDIFLQLPKTRWTSAQLLRPQALDLVAADGKRVVPSLWKPEIDSLIKLAAKDNEVTRIFVNPAIKQRLCEDAGADRDWLRKVRPWFAHRAHMHVRLRCPANSLECEDQPLPPPGDGCGAELQSWFAPPAPGSTPPKKTTPPPLPASCQALLDEHVL; translated from the coding sequence ATGAACAAACTCCTGATCGGAATGCTGGCGCTGGCCGCCAGCGCTCAGGCTTTAGCGGCGACGCCGTGGCAAAAAATCGACCATCCGATTGCCGGTAGCGCGCAGTCTATTGGCGCGTTTTCCAACGGTTGCATCGTGGGGGCTCACGCGTTGCCGCTTGAGGACGCCCGCTACCAGGTAATGCGCCCGGATCAGCGTCGCTACTTTGGCCATCCCGATCTGGTGATGTTTATTCAGCGCCTGAGTAATCAGGTAAATCAGCTCGGCCTGGGCACGGTGTTGATTGGCGACATGGGGATGGCGGCAGGCGGGCGTTTTAGCTCCGGCCACGCCAGCCACCAGACCGGGCTTGATGTCGATATCTTCCTGCAACTGCCAAAAACTCGCTGGACGTCGGCGCAATTGCTGCGTCCTCAGGCTTTGGATTTGGTTGCCGCCGACGGCAAACGCGTGGTGCCATCGCTCTGGAAACCAGAAATCGACAGCCTGATTAAGCTCGCGGCTAAAGATAACGAGGTGACGCGCATCTTCGTGAACCCGGCTATCAAGCAGCGGCTTTGCGAAGATGCGGGCGCTGACCGTGACTGGCTACGTAAGGTGCGCCCTTGGTTTGCCCACCGGGCCCACATGCACGTTCGCCTGCGCTGCCCGGCTAACAGCCTGGAGTGTGAGGATCAGCCTCTGCCTCCGCCGGGAGACGGCTGTGGTGCCGAGCTGCAAAGCTGGTTCGCGCCGCCTGCACCGGGCAGCACGCCGCCGAAAAAGACAACGCCACCGCCGCTACCCGCCTCCTGTCAGGCATTACTGGATGAGCACGTTCTCTAA
- the aroC gene encoding chorismate synthase produces the protein MAGNSIGQVFRVTTFGESHGIALGCIVDGVPPGIPLTEADLQHDLDRRRPGTSRYTTQRREPDQVKILSGVFEGVTTGTSIGLLIENTDQRSQDYSAIKDVFRPGHADYTYEQKYGLRDYRGGGRSSARETAMRVAAGAIAKKYLEQKFGIKIRGCLTQMGDIPLEIKDWDQVEQNPFFCPDPDKIEALDELMRGLKKEGDSIGAKVTVVADNVPPGLGEPVFDRLDADIAHALMSINAVKGVEIGEGFGVVNLRGSQNRDEITQQGFQSNHAGGILGGISSGQQIVANMALKPTSSITVPGKTINREGEEVEMITRGRHDPCVGIRAVPIAEAMLAIVLMDHLLRQRAQNADVSSPLPRW, from the coding sequence ATGGCTGGTAACAGTATTGGACAGGTTTTTCGCGTAACGACATTTGGTGAATCTCACGGCATCGCGCTGGGCTGCATTGTTGACGGCGTTCCGCCGGGCATCCCGCTGACCGAAGCCGACCTGCAGCACGATCTCGATCGTCGCCGTCCTGGCACCTCGCGTTATACCACTCAGCGTCGTGAACCTGACCAGGTCAAAATTCTCTCCGGCGTGTTTGAAGGCGTGACGACCGGCACGAGCATCGGCCTGCTGATTGAAAATACCGATCAGCGTTCCCAGGATTACAGCGCCATCAAAGACGTGTTCCGTCCGGGACACGCGGATTACACCTACGAACAAAAATACGGCCTGCGCGATTATCGCGGCGGCGGTCGTTCTTCTGCGCGTGAAACCGCTATGCGCGTTGCTGCGGGTGCCATTGCCAAGAAATACCTTGAGCAGAAATTCGGCATTAAAATTCGCGGCTGCCTGACGCAGATGGGCGATATTCCGCTGGAAATTAAAGACTGGGATCAGGTTGAGCAGAACCCGTTCTTCTGCCCGGACCCGGATAAAATCGAAGCGCTGGATGAGCTGATGCGAGGCCTGAAAAAAGAGGGCGACTCCATCGGCGCGAAAGTGACCGTTGTGGCTGACAACGTGCCACCGGGCCTCGGTGAGCCGGTCTTTGACCGCCTGGACGCAGACATTGCCCACGCGCTGATGAGCATCAACGCGGTGAAGGGCGTGGAAATTGGCGAAGGCTTCGGCGTGGTGAATCTGCGCGGCAGCCAGAACAGGGACGAAATCACTCAGCAAGGCTTCCAGAGCAACCATGCGGGCGGCATTCTGGGCGGCATCAGCAGCGGCCAGCAGATTGTGGCTAACATGGCTCTGAAACCAACTTCCAGCATTACCGTGCCGGGCAAAACCATTAATCGCGAAGGCGAAGAAGTGGAGATGATTACCCGCGGGCGTCACGATCCTTGCGTGGGGATCCGCGCTGTGCCGATCGCAGAAGCCATGCTGGCTATCGTGTTGATGGATCACCTGCTGCGCCAGCGCGCTCAGAACGCTGACGTTTCTTCCCCGCTGCCTCGCTGGTAA
- the prmB gene encoding 50S ribosomal protein L3 N(5)-glutamine methyltransferase: protein MDKIFVDEAVNELHTIQDMLRWSVSRFSAANIWYGHGTDNPWDEAVQLVLPSLYLPLDIPEDMRTARLTPSERHRIVERVIRRVNERIPVAYLTNKAWFCGHEFYVDERVLVPRSPIGELINNRFAGMIDHEPQHILDMCTGSGCIGIACAYEFPNAEVDIVDISPDAIAVAEQNIAEHGLDHNVTPIRSDLFRDLPKVQYDVIVTNPPYVDEEDMADLPGEYHFEPELGLAAGSDGLKLARRILGCAPDYLADGGILICEVGNSMVHLMEQYPEVPFTWLEFDNGGDGVFMLTKAQLIDAREYFSIYKD from the coding sequence GTGGATAAAATTTTCGTCGATGAGGCAGTAAACGAGCTGCATACCATTCAGGACATGCTGCGCTGGTCGGTCAGCCGCTTTAGCGCCGCCAACATCTGGTATGGGCACGGCACCGACAATCCATGGGATGAAGCCGTTCAGCTGGTTCTGCCAAGTCTGTACCTGCCGCTGGATATTCCTGAAGACATGCGCACCGCGCGCCTGACCCCAAGCGAGCGCCACCGCATCGTTGAGCGCGTGATTCGCCGCGTCAACGAACGTATTCCTGTTGCTTATCTGACCAACAAAGCCTGGTTCTGCGGCCACGAGTTCTACGTGGACGAACGTGTACTGGTGCCGCGCTCGCCGATTGGGGAGCTGATTAATAACCGCTTTGCCGGGATGATCGACCACGAGCCGCAGCACATTCTGGATATGTGCACCGGCAGCGGTTGCATCGGGATTGCCTGTGCCTATGAATTCCCGAACGCGGAAGTGGATATCGTTGATATTTCCCCTGACGCTATCGCCGTCGCTGAGCAGAACATTGCCGAACACGGTCTGGACCATAACGTCACGCCGATTCGCTCTGACCTGTTCCGCGATCTGCCTAAAGTGCAGTACGACGTAATTGTCACGAACCCGCCGTACGTTGATGAAGAAGACATGGCGGATCTGCCGGGCGAATACCACTTCGAACCTGAGCTGGGCCTGGCGGCAGGCAGCGATGGCCTGAAGCTGGCTCGTCGAATCCTTGGCTGCGCGCCGGATTACCTGGCCGACGGTGGGATCCTGATTTGTGAAGTCGGGAACAGCATGGTACACCTGATGGAGCAGTACCCGGAGGTGCCGTTCACCTGGCTTGAGTTCGACAACGGCGGCGACGGCGTATTTATGCTGACTAAAGCGCAGCTGATTGACGCTCGCGAGTACTTCAGTATCTACAAAGATTAA
- the smrB gene encoding endonuclease SmrB: MKKKSPLSSEDEALFRGLMGGTKKLAQDTIVHRPVRKKITEVPVKRLLQEQADASHYFSDEFQPRLATEGPMRYVREGVSHFELKKLRRGDYSPELFLDLHGLTQLQAKQELGALIAACRREHVFCACVMHGHGKHVLKQQTPLWLAQHPHIVAFHQAPKEYGGDAALLVLIEIEEWQPPELP, from the coding sequence ATGAAAAAGAAATCACCGCTCAGTTCCGAAGATGAGGCGCTGTTTCGCGGCCTGATGGGCGGCACGAAAAAACTGGCTCAGGACACGATTGTCCACCGCCCGGTGCGCAAGAAAATAACGGAAGTGCCCGTGAAGCGTCTGCTGCAGGAGCAGGCCGATGCCAGCCACTATTTTTCCGATGAGTTCCAGCCACGCCTGGCGACCGAAGGGCCAATGCGCTACGTCCGTGAAGGTGTGAGTCATTTTGAGCTGAAAAAACTGCGCCGCGGGGATTATTCCCCGGAACTGTTTCTTGATTTGCACGGCCTGACCCAGCTTCAGGCCAAACAGGAACTGGGCGCGCTGATTGCCGCCTGTCGCCGCGAGCATGTTTTCTGTGCCTGCGTGATGCACGGCCACGGTAAACACGTTCTAAAGCAGCAAACGCCGCTCTGGCTGGCACAGCACCCGCATATTGTGGCGTTTCATCAGGCACCGAAAGAGTACGGCGGCGATGCCGCGCTGCTGGTGCTGATTGAGATTGAGGAGTGGCAGCCGCCGGAGCTGCCGTAA